agcaaatatagccagaagtttGATGACGAATCTGGGTATTGATGGCCTTCGAATCTGAGTGACATGGATCTGATAGAttggtggtatatggacactaGCTGTTCAATATGTACTGGAAACAAgaatggctggttgactttgactctgaaaagaggacaaaattcaatgtgctgatgacaaatatcttaatgcagaaggtatgggaaatgttagagtgattctgaacaatggggaaacagcattgattcagaacgtgtggtatgtatggcatcagaagcaatctgatgagtgtgggacaataattgagaaaggtttttcagttaccatgaaggacaatcttctgacgttgtatgactgcaatcagaaattgattatggagtcagaacagggaaggaatagaacattcaaggtgaatgtcagaactgcagactcagaatgtcttagtgcaacaagtgctgagaaggagagtgagttgtggcacagaagatttggtcatttgaatttcagagcttaaaacatctgaattcaaagaagttggtacatggaatcctgcaattaagaagcctgaaaagtcatgcaaagtttgcatggaaggaaaaaaccacgattgccatttgcgtcagaaactgctccaagagcaaaacatgccttgggagtttACATTCTGATGTggtggtccatttccagtagcatcgattggagggaataaatactttgtgttatttgttgatgaattatcaagaatgacatgggtatcccttattaagtttaaacacgaggtgtttgatgaattcaagaagttcagaatgaaggctgagaatcagagtggtcagaagttgaagattcttagaactgacggtggaggtgagtataactccaaagagttccagaagttttgtgaggagaatggaattgagcatgaggttactgctccttatacccctcaacacaatggtcttgctaAAAGAAGAAAtcgcactttgcttgatatggtgagaagcatgctaaaggagaagaaacttcctcagaagctctggggagaagctgtgccactgcaacgtatgtactcaaccgatgtcctacgaagaagttgaaggaaatagttccaatacagaatggactggagataagcaaagtgttagtcatctgaaggtatttggttctgtttgctataaacatgttccagaagccagaagacagaagctggatgatagaagcaaagtgatgattctgatagggtaccacagtacaggtgcatacaagctctattgtccagaaaccaacaaaattgaattcagcagagatgtgattgtgaaggaatcagaattttggaattgggataagtctcaatttgattctgatgttagaacttctgaagaaaggtcagagttaagaatttctgaagttggagtaaactctgacgttgattctgattctgatagtgattctgactttggagaagactcagaagatgaaggcgactctgatgatccagactctgatgacccagactctgatggtaatccagattctggtggcaattcagactctagaaatatgccagcccctgaagtggtcaaagctctggaggaagtcaaccatctgaagctagaaactctgaagctcaagactctgaacaagttcagagaccacaaagaatcagaaacatccccagaagatatgcagaatttgacatgctgcaagacactgaagtagactctgaaggagaagttattcagtgtgccatggtagtagactctgaacccataagtacagaagaggctcttaagcagaagctctggctgaaggccatgaaagaagaacttgatgctatagagagaaacaagacttggaagctgacagaacttccaaaagacaagaaagccatcagcgtcagatgggttttcaagcagaagttaaagccagatggttcaattggcaaacataaagcaaggttggtagccagaggatttctacagaaacctgggctggattactctgaagtgtttgcacctgtagcaagacatgaaacaatcagaatggtgattgtaatagctgctaacaggaattggcctctgatgcatttagatgtaaaatctgcatttctgaacggtccattagaagaagaagtttacgtgtcacaacctcctggatttgtgaaaaagaatcaggaagggatggtgtacagattatacaaagctctatatggattgaaacaagcgcccagagcttggaatcagaagattgattcatttttcaagaagcaaggctttcagaaatgtgagatggagttTAAAGAAGTTttgagaagaaaaaaaaaagagtttgaaaTGATTTTATAAGATAAAACACTAAGCACAAATAGTGGCAGAGCCAGGAACTTAGATCAGGGGTACGcaattatttttaatatatatatatatatatatatatatatatatattatatatataatatatatataatatataataattataaatattatataactatatatattatatatctatatatataatatatatataataatatataaatatatatatatatatattatatatatatatatatatatatattctttttcTACTATCTTTAAGCATTAAATTTTATTGATCAAAACACAAAAATAAGaaaattattaattttattgacaAGTAATGTCTTTAATAAATTAACATACATATGAGTAActtttattatatttaatataagttgtatgaaaaaatataacataattaagagagatgcattgataaaaagaatattaatgttattattattttttattataaataaaataaaataaaattattagAATCCTATAAGAAAACAATATGCTTTAGATAAGACTTTCATAACTTTTGCTCTTCTTCCGCCACATCACGCTTTGAGGTTATTTGCAGTCCTATAGTTTATTTTTCCAACTTAATTTATGTAGTATTTTAGTTggaaatgatgtttgataaaaaaggagcgaggggatgagaaaataattctttaattacaattttatgtttgacaagaccttcagttttttgcatacgtaccaacataaaaatgagggatcaaaacttcatagttcgtggtaaaaatttcaaagaaataGGTGAATTGATATTAACATAAGCTTAgagatcttttgttatcaaaaggaaaatactcaaccaaatatccaccgataatgagggattttcaacatttaagagggagggctcaAACTTGGATCTAATCAACAAATATGTtaaatggaaagacttataatcaaaatatcatggagatgagagaattatatctcaacaAAGGTAACTCAAATCTAACTGCTCTCTTTTGAAAAgttaaaagaaaaaggcacaaagtggccaaaaggattagatgaggttgttacttcgttttgtcttttgaaattaaaatcaatatgattaagtttatttacaatgtgtgtatgtgttattagaagtaattcatatttattagttgtactattttcttagcccctaagtttgttagagggtattttagtattttatcctattctagtaaccctagttttagcttataaatagggtgacaatcattgtaactttatcatgttttgtagccgtcattcttaatagaatatttccgttcatcattcattctacctttgcaccaacaattggtatcagagtctggttcggattcattgggaaacacgggaaacacgagtgaaaGATGATAAAGTATACATTatgatttttaaaaaatgaaaattacCTGTTTGATTGTGGGAACAACAACCCATTTTTTAAACGATCCAATGCTAGAAACATGTGATATGACCATTCCAAGATATGGATTACTTTTGACTTGCACAAACCCAGGACAATGAATATTGTAACATCCTGATCCACCTGCCTGCATGTTTGTATCCAATTGAGCAAAACAATATTAAAATTCTTTTTGTCTAATAAATTTAATAGTCATTTTATTAAGAATATTTAAGAATTATTAGGAACATTAAGTTTATAATAATACCGTCCAACGTGATGTTAGGTAAATTTCACTATCTCCATATAAGTTTGGCATAACCTTGTATATGAAAAAAATTGATAcaaataatttatttaaaaaagtTTTATTGAAACATGAAAAATAAACCAAAAATACATGTATGAAATCTTAAAAATAACTTACCCTGATGCCATcaaatatactatttaaattaGACGGTTGACCACTCTCAACCAAAATTCCAGATAAACTATATTGTTTTCCTTTAAGCTGGAAATTATATGCACCAACGTATGCATATCCTCCATGAAATGTCGTAGTTTGATTTGTATCGAGGGTGATCGACTAGAAAATAAGAATACATATATTTCGATTAATAATTAGAAAATTCTTAAATACTAAAAATATTGGTGTAGACCCCGTTGCATCAActtatttttcaaaattttaatttaaattacACAATATATTTGTAGTTGTGagaaattatttttaatttatattgATACTTAATCCTCAATAAATATATGATAGCTTAAATTTATTATATAATTTATAACCTTACACTGCATGATATGATTAGGAGAGTCCACTTACATGATACTCATGTGAATTTGATTGAAAACCTTTAATTTGATGTTTTTTGTTTTCTTGTGAAAGGGAACTTTTTCTATTGGGCATTCTTCAATGATTTTACCATCATAAGATCATAAGATGGTCTTTTTTGCACAATGTTTCTTGTAAAGGTTGGATAAAGCTATTTGGCAATGAAATGGAAATAAAACAAGGATTTATATTTCAAATTATGAATGATAAAAGGCATAATAAATCAAGCAATCTTATTAAACCTATAAGGATTTAAACTTTTTATACCTggattttatgattttttaataAAGGATGCTTTATAGAAGGTTGCTTCTGGATATTAATACAACCAAAATCAATGTCCACACGATGCTGGATATGTTAACAAAAATTACAATCATGTAAAACAGATGTAAAACAAATTATaacaaaggaaaataaataataaacaatACCAACGATATCAAATATAGTAAAATAACTTGTCTCATTTGATAGAGTTTCAGTTCTTGCATCAAACATTGCTACATGTTATGCAAAAGCTAAGAACTACCACCAAAAGTAACGTCAGGATTTTATAGAATTTacttttaattgatttttatgTAATACTTGTTCAATTATTTATACGTATTTATACTAATACTAACTTAAGCTTCCTATATAAAATTGAACACATAATTTCgagtttaaaaataaaaataaaaatgatattaaatttaaataaatgattaaaaaaattcaattaatCTATTCAATATATTGTTATAACCATTAATAGTTTATAACTTGGTGATTTTAAATAATAAACTTGTTAATAGTAAAATAAGATATTAATTATTTATGATCTTTAAGACGCTTGAGATTTGACAATCTAGTGATTTTAATAATATTTATGTTGTGctattaaattttaaaataattttataatataaataaaattataacTTTTTGAAATATGACGTTTTAGATTAATTGAATAACTAATGTATTTGATCAATATATAGATTAAATATAtcaattatttaataaatataaaatttgaTGTTTGATTAAAAAAGAAATGAAGGAAGTACACCAactttatatatttttttgttgACTCAATATTTGTTTCATTGTGAATTTAGAAactaaaaataataataataataataataatatcaataataatagtgataattattattattattattaagatTATAATTATTATGAATAAGATTACctgaataataataataataattaaatgtAATTGAATAAATTAAATAAGTATCTTGAATCATGTAATCCATAATCTAAGAAATTATTATAATCATAATATTTTAAAAATCGTAAACAAATTTGAATTTAAACTTTACAAAATCAATCATTCTAAAGAAATTCAATCATGCTATATCCGAAGCGGCCTCATTTTTTAGAAAAGAAAAAcggtatatatatatatatatatatatatatatatatatatatatatatatatatatatatatatatatatatatatatatatatatatatatatatatatatatatatatatatatgaattaaaTCTTAGAGAAAAATGTTTGATCAAATATTACGAATCTTATTCATTGAAGTTTTTTTAATCAAATGTTGATAAAAGTGAAACAGTTTCATTTTTTTTTTAGATTCACCATCTTAATTCTTATTGAAtttattcataatttttgaaaatgattaatatttaacatataaataaaattataacttttgaaaaatgattaaaataataaATGTACTTCATCATTTCTTTGTTATAACCAAATTTCGACTTTTAGAATCATTGAATAACTATTGTATCTGATTCATATTTATTTCATATATATAGTTTTATATTCAACATCTTAAGTCTAAAGATTTTTTTTTTACAATCATGTGATATAAATAATTTTTATGTTGTAccttttaaattttaaaattatttatatattataaaTGAAATCTTAactttttaaaaattcataaaataataaatgtattatatctattttttattataatcAAGTTTTGACTTTTTATATTTATATAACAACCAATGTCTTATTAAATATCTTATTAAATATCTTATTAAATATACTCTTTATTATAcaatatatttaaaaatattacattaatacttaaatctttgccctataaggattttttttttaaaataaccaactttttcaaaaaaaatacgaaaataaccatgttttcaaaaaaataccaaaataaccaacTTTGGGAGAGGATGCGCCGTGTGGATTGGCGCGTCCACACACCTTTAAGCGAAGCGCAATCACACACTCGCAttgatggactgaacagagtcgccaccgaactttatttattcctaaaaaggaaaggggaaatatcgataaaacccaagaaaaaaacgacaatgattattggtcgtcgcaaccaaatcagggttcgggagtcggttacgcaaggggaaggtattagcacccctcacgtccgttgtattcaacgggaaccgtttagttagtttcgttttgaatgttagcttatgttagtcttctcaagttattatgggggagagaaagaatagaagagGGAAGAAATGTTTTTAGATTTTtcgacgaaggactaaacctaagttttttattagtgggtctgacaagatttataaatcctgctcctacgtatctcaaaagagaaatcaaggcttacgtagttctgggtagaaaaatgtttgtttgttggtcgattttagcgaaagctatactgtattaatcgacgaaaacattgttttacccaaaacagatgaggagtggacgcataccacacatcgaacggatttataaatctacattcggaaaagcgtcacttatctcgactcaacaatcgtggccgaaacattgttttgcatcaccttaagacaatatgtctttcgtttatgaaaaaggtttttgattaatcacatggcggcgagaaagagtttgatcGGTTGGATGTATTTTTAGTGATGacgagaacttggatgagcgagatatccatctcaaatcctagtctcaggagtgcacggtatacaccatgttccacttccatctttattgaaaaaaatgtttaataaagattaagtatttttaggtttgattgagaaagggtttgaagaaaccgcattgacaattttagacgatagcgagagttaagataggcaaggcatccaccttgaatcttaatctcaggagtgcacggtatacaccatgttccatttccatctttattgaaaaagtgttaaggtaggaatgaagtatattttttgaattttgaaagacgaatatttgatgagaacgagacatgagcctcgggatcaatcactcggggttccactggaatgctagattccaatggtcctttttcattcgaattatttaagaaaattatttaatggacaacgaacacttgataagaatcaaatgttcaaagggttacgccagaatgcttgatcccaacggccCTTATTTTGTCAAAGTTAATTATCAAGCGTTTTAAGAATGAAAGGGAGGAATGAACGGTTAATCCAAAACAAGGGGCTCAGGACTGATTattcgagggttcccaccggaATGCAAGATTCAGATGGTCCTCTTCTTTCAGGTTTTTAAAAAAGGGAATTTAATCGGGTTGTAAAgatagtttaaaaataaaataaaattatagggataaaattaattttacaatttattatatatatatatcgaattaattatatatatatatatatatatatatatatatatatatatatatatataattatatatatatatatatatatatatatatatatatatatatatatatatatatatatatatatatatatatgatcgaattcccaccagaatgctagattctaATGGGAGGAAATGAAATTAAATGTCGAAACTATGGAAAGTTAGTGAAATTTAAATTGAAAAATTTAGTGAATTTGAAAGTGATTATTTATATGTGTAAAGGTATGAACATGGATACCaataacctaattaaattaaCTAACACGCAAAAATCGACTAACCGAATAAAACCCAATATCGGAAAGTCAACCATTAATTAAATCTAAAAGGTAAACATTTAAAAATCTAAACAACTAAATAACGATTAAATTAAATTGataaaaaataaaagtaaaataaatagcaagaaattataaaaatttaaatgaaatagtaagcataaaaataaaaatatggaGATATGCTACTCCCAAGTATCAAACCCATCCCACTAAAGAAAGTGAAACTGCTCTCTCTCCACTAGGACACTTATGGTCATCTGTTATCTTAATGATAACTTGAATATATGAACAGGGATAGCTAAAGGTAGTTTAGAatacaaatgaattaaaatgagatGGGCTACTGTTAATGGACCACTAATTAAAATTATGGAGGAATATAAAACGtaaccctagccgcctggctgttgggttgAGATAACCATACATTAGTACCATTAACTCCAGCAGACAATAGTTAATGgaaaattgcaaaaaaaaattaaacGGTCATTTAATTTTTTAAAGAGATTTTAAATGctcttaaaataaataaaaagaaaatgaactGGGAACATGAAACAAATCCAAAGGATCCGTTCGTCTTCCTCACGAAGACAAACCTCTTCCTCTCTCAATCTCTCCTAAAGCAAACACCTTTCCAACTCTTAATCTCTCGTCGTCTCTCAATCGCTCATCTCCTCAAACTTTTGCACCTACCTCACAATACCCTACTCTCACCCTAAAATGCACAAATCCATGGCTCTCAAAGAAAATCAAATAATAATGCTCACCTTCGGCGGTGGTTTCCAAGAACTCCCACGACAGCTTTTCGGTGGAGAATGTTGGTTTTTCGCTACAGCTCCCTCTTCTCTTCTGGATTTTTCGCCGTCTCCAAGATTAGGTTTTTTCGTTTGGAAAAGTTTAGGGTTTCTTTCGCCTCCAAGATTTAGGGTTTTCGTCGTGGTTTTTGCCTCTCCCTACAGTATTCGCTTTGCTCCTTTTTATACTCAACAACTTAGGGTTCTGAGCTAGCTTATGGAGATCCAAAAGGGCATCTCCTGGAAGTACTTTAAGGCGCTCAGATTTTGGTCTGCCTTATTTGACGTTAATTCGGAAACGGTAATACAAACCTACACTTTCTTCTTCTAACTTTGTCTCAATTCCGTTTTGGGCTGTTTGTTAACTTTTACCGTCTTACCGAGTTGATGTattttttactgcagtgaatttcCGCTACACATTTGAAAAAAAATGGAAGGTGTGTTGCTGAACTAATGGAATGGGATCGTGTTtgatttgttgttgttgatacttGCAGCTTAACGTTTCAGATGAAGATATTAATCCATACTTTCCAAAATGCTGAAAGGCAACATAATATTACCATTGATGGAGTAGGAATCTCTTATCTTTACGTTGTAACAAAAATTGTTTCAAGTGAATTTCTTCATTGGTAGCAGCGACCACTCCATTGGGACAAAAGCTTGTAAAGTTAATTGCGTAGGTTAGAGtcaaatcctaacatcattgtTGACTTGTTGTAAAAAGGTTCATACTTTCTGGTTCATTTATTCATTTGTGGAGTAAGCAGTTTGGATTTGGGGAATAGTTCTTTAGCTCATTTGTTTTTATCGATCCTTTTTGCTATTGCAGATTGAACGTGATGCTGGTCGTTTGATTGATTGTAGAGCTAGGATGAAATTCAGTCCTTTAGGGGCTTGTGCACTGGCCGGTACAGGGCTCCCCATTGACCGGTTCATGACATCAGATGCATTGGGATTTACAGCTCCGATGAGGAATAGGTATCTTACTTTTTACTTGCTTGAAATCAATCCATTTAGTTGTACTTGACATATGATTAATGTTAACTATGTGAATGTTCAAATGCAACCTTTTTACCTAAATAACTGACTATATTGTTATATTGAATAGTATTGATGCAGTTTCTGACCGAGATTTTCTACTGGAGTTTCTTTCTGCTAATGCCATCACAGCAGTGCATCTTTCTCGATTGGGTGAAGAATGGGTATTGTGGGCTTCAGAAGAATTTGGATTTATCACTCCAAGCGACCCTGTTTCAACAGGAAGCAGCATAATGCCTCAGAAAAAGAATCCAGACCCAATGGAACTTGTTCGTGGTAAGTCTGGCAGAGTCATAGGGGGTTTGGTCACTCTTCTAACAGCGTGCAAAGGACTTCCACATGCTTACAATCGCGATTTGCAGGTAGTTAGATAATCAAAGTATATTTTATGGCTGTGCATGTTTTATGTTATGTTATTGCATTCGTTTGTTTTGTCTAAGCACTATTTATTTGAGATTCATTAAAGAAAGTTGCTTTCTGTTGTAAGTAGGAAGACGAAGAACCAGTGTTTGACAGTGTTAGAGCTATTTTGGGAATGCTTGAAGTCTCAGCAGAATTTGCAATGAACATTACTTTCAATCGGGAAAGAATACAAAAGTCTTTACCTGCTGGTTTTCCTGGTGCAACAACACTTGCTGACTATCTTGTTAAGAAGGTAAGCCACATTAATTTAGCCTTCTCTCAATAAGCATCCCATCTCGAACTTCGTCCCATAGAGTAACTTTTGGTGCTTGAGCGTTGTTGTTGACTGCCTGTGATATTGTTGGATTGAATTTGGAAGAATTCTGCTAGTAGCTTTTATGCAGATACACACCTGTTATGGATGTATAGGCTGCAATATGATGGTTATGACATGAATTTGATCTTAATCAAAATGCACACTTGATATGAAGTGAGGCTGCTAGGTGAATGTTAACTGATTTGACCATGCTGTTAATGCCTGCCTGTAGGTTACTTGGATCACCAATTCAGTAGCATAGCTTAGATTATCAGTTTAGTGTAGACATTAGCATAATTTTGCTTGGTTTGTTTGCTGCTGCTATGCTATGTACAACATGCATGTTTTTCTGTTATGAAAATTTTGCAGGTTAAGGTTGGTTTAAGATGGTCGCACGTGAAGGACGTGTTTGGTGGTTTGAAAATGAACGGTTATTGCAGGATGATATCGCGCCACATTGAGTTTTAACCGGGGTCTCTAAGCACCATGGTTAGTTCAGAAATTTAACCGTTTTGAAATGGTTTCGGTGGGTGTGTGGTCTCAGGTGAAGCATCCTTAAAATCCCTAAAGTCATAATCTAAATCATCAATGTGATCCAAACCGGAGCTTGATAATTCGGAGGGAGTCACGTATCAAAATCATGAATGAGGGTGAGAGATGAATTTATAAAGTTGGGGATGGTTAACCGAATCGGGCAGTTGTTAGTGAAATTGAAGTGGAAATCAGTTAAATGTTAGCTGGCTGTTTAAACTGGGAGCTAGTTAGGTTGTATCCCTACTGAGTTAATTGGGAAAAATGTTGTTATGTTAGTAATTAGTTTAATAGAATTCTATTATTATGAAATTTGTGTGAATTAGTGTTATGCTATTAAGAATGAAATTAGTTCAGTTATAAGCTAGTGTTAATGTTAAGTCTCATTACATTGTCTTACTTGAACTGTTAGTGCAGAATTTCTTATTAATTGGAAATTTTTGTTCAACTGTGAGGAATTATTCTTACTGTTATGTTTATTAAGCTCTGCAGGTTAGTAGGTGTTGCAGGTTGAATGTATGGGGATTGCTTAGCTTTCACTTCATGTTCCTTAACAATTGACACATCTAATGAGGCAGGAATAAAAGAGAAGGTTATGTAGACAATGATGGCTGCAGAGAAAGCATCCATATCATGACGTTGTGAGTGTTGGCTTTGTGTCATTGGTAGAGAGTAGTTTTGTTATGGAGTTAAGGCGGTCGAGAGAAGGCGCGAGAAGGCCGCAGAAGAGGGGTTCGTCCAGGATAATTGGTTTGGTGATTGATTCCAACGGTTCCTCGGTTCAATTTTATATGTTGTGGATTAAATGCTTGGAATGCTTGGAATGCAATCTTGTAACTTCAGATACTTTTTTTGTAATGTTTATGTTGACACATATGTGGTTGTGGTTCATAATTGGATGTAATTAGAATAGAAATGTGAATGTATTATGGTTTATGGAATTGAAATGCTCATAATTATGCTCATAATTGTTGGatatatttgtttatgaaattgaaaatgaatgtATGTATGGTTGAATTGGAAACTTGATGGTTACAGGTTAATAAAAATGGAAAAGTGAATGTATGACCTATGTTGTAATTTGAGTTAATGGTTTAATACAACATTGTATGGTTTGAAGAGAAATTGAGTGGTCGATTACACATATTAAAATTGAATTGGTTTATGTATGGTATAGGATAAAAATGGTTTAGAAGGTGGAAGAAGGATAGGGtctaaaatgaaaatgaacaaaataaaGAAATGGACTTTATAATGAACATGGTTAAAAGTGAACATGAACATGAATTAGGACTTGGAAAGTGTCAATGGTCAtatagttgactttggtcaacatGGCAAAATTGTAGTTTTTTTTCATGTATTGATACATTTGAATGCAATAATGGACTAAGGTTCCATGGATCTTAgatgcaaatgaactttaggccaagtgccaaatgaaaaaaaatgaaaaaatttcaggaccaaaatcggggtatgacagctatagacggttgtggttgcggggtttggttcttggttttgtgtttgggtgggtggtatgaatggattgcaacgttggatggttcgttgttgggtggttggcatgaacgggttgtGATGTTAGGTGTGTGGTTGTTTTGTGTATGTGgtcggttgatgttgtgtggttggttgttgagtttcggtgggttcacattggtgttggtTGGTGAATTGGtgtggggcatacgatgacgaagcaaaTTGGCGCGGATCCATAAAATACtgcggctcagatacaaattgctGAGTTGTCACAaacctaaaccatgccatatattgttgagtcggtcttgcaccttggatgactggttcgttcaagatgtgttgtcgtcgattcctccattgacgacacatgtcttttgcaaagtctctccagtcagaataatcccactgtgcatcgacc
The sequence above is a segment of the Lathyrus oleraceus cultivar Zhongwan6 unplaced genomic scaffold, CAAS_Psat_ZW6_1.0 chrUn0084, whole genome shotgun sequence genome. Coding sequences within it:
- the LOC127112366 gene encoding uncharacterized protein LOC127112366; this encodes MFDARTETLSNETSYFTIFDIHRVDIDFGCINIQKQPSIKHPLLKNHKIQSITLDTNQTTTFHGGYAYVGAYNFQLKGKQYSLSGILVESGQPSNLNSIFDGIRVMPNLYGDSEIYLTSRWTAGGSGCYNIHCPGFVQVKSNPYLGMVISHVSSIGSFKKWVVVPTIKQ
- the LOC127112375 gene encoding argininosuccinate lyase, chloroplastic translates to MKFSPLGACALAGTGLPIDRFMTSDALGFTAPMRNSIDAVSDRDFLLEFLSANAITAVHLSRLGEEWVLWASEEFGFITPSDPVSTGSSIMPQKKNPDPMELVRGKSGRVIGGLVTLLTACKGLPHAYNRDLQEDEEPVFDSVRAILGMLEVSAEFAMNITFNRERIQKSLPAGFPGATTLADYLVKKVSHINLAFSQ